The proteins below are encoded in one region of Castor canadensis chromosome 6, mCasCan1.hap1v2, whole genome shotgun sequence:
- the LOC109702592 gene encoding protocadherin beta-5-like: METALAKTPQTRQVIFLAILLFWWEAGSEAIRYSMPEETDSGYLVANLAKDLGLRVGELAPRGARIHYKGNKELLQLDVKTGNLLLYEKLDREDLCGVTEPCLLHFQLLLENPMQFFQVDVQLTDVNDHSPAFLEKEMLLKIPESAQPRTPFPLKTAQDLDIGSNTVQNYTISPNFNFHVVTHNRGDGRKYPELVLDRALDREEQPELSLLLTALDGGAPPRSGTTTVRIEVVDINDNAPEFLQSLYEVQVPENSPLSSLVVTVSARDLDAGTYGSVSYALFQSDDTSQPFVIDEVTGEVRLRRALDFEVTPYYNMEIVATDGGGFSGKCTVAIEVLDVNDNVPEMTMSKLTSSIPENSPETVVAIFSVSDLDSGDNGRILCSIQNDLPFLLKPTFKNFYTLVTERPLDRESTSQYNITIMVSDMGTPRLQTEHSISVQVSDVNDNAPAFTHTSYTLRVRENNGPGLHIGSVSATDRDAGTNAQLTYSLLPPPEPHLALASLVAIDADSGQLFALRPLDYEALQALEFRVGAADRGSPALSSQALVRLLVLDANDNSPFVLYPMQNASAPCTELLPRAAEPGYLLTKVVAVDGDSGQNAWLSYQLLKATEPGLFSVWPHNGEVRTARPLSERDAPKHRLLVLVRDNGEPPLSASVTLHVLLVDGFSQPYLPLPEAAAEQGRGDALTLHLVVALASVSSLFLLCVLVFVAVRLCRRSRAASLSGCAVPEGHFPGHLVDVRGEGTLSHSYQYEVCLKRGSGTNEFKFLKPILPNRSPQDSGEEIAENALFRNSFGLH; this comes from the coding sequence ATGGAGACTGCGCTGGCAAAGACACCACAGACACGGCAAGTTATTTTTCTTGCTATTCTATTGTTTTGGTGGGAGGCTGGCTCTGAGGCAATTAGATATTCCATGCCAGAAGAAACAGATAGTGGCTATCTTGTGGCCAACCTGGCAAAAGATCTGGGGCTCAGGGTGGGGGAGCTGGCCCCTCGCGGCGCGCGAATCCATTACAAAGGGAACAAAGAGCTCTTGCAGCTTGATGTAAAGACCGGCAATTTGCTTCTGTATGAAAAACTAGACCGGGAGGACCTGTGCGGGGTGACAGAACCCTGTCTATTGCACTTCCAGCTCTTACTAGAAAACCCCATGCAGTTTTTTCAAGTTGATGTGCAGCTCACAGATGTAAATGACCATTCTCCAGCGTTCCTAGAGAAGGAAATGCTCCTAAAAATCCCAGAGAGCGCCCAGCCAAGGACCCCTTTTCCTCTGAAAACAGCTCAGGACCTTGACATAGGCAGCAACACTGTGCAGAACTACACAATCAGCCCCAACTTCAATTTTCATGTTGTCACTCATAATCGCGGAGATGGCAGAAAATACCCAGAGCTGGTGCTGGACAGAGCGCTGGACCGGGAGGAGCAGCCCGAGCTCAGTCTACTGCTCACAGCGCTGGACGGTGGGGCCCCGCCTAGGTCTGGGACCACCACAGTCCGCATTGAAGTCGTGGACATCAACGATAACGCCCCCGAATTTTTACAGTCGCTCTATGAGGTACAGGTTCCTGAGAACAGCCCCCTCAGCTCTCTAGTTGTCACTGTCTCTGCCCGAGATTTAGATGCAGGAACTTATGGGAGTGTTTCCTATGCTCTGTTTCAAAGTGATGACACTTCTCAACCATTTGTAATAGACGAAGTAACAGGAGAAGTGCGCCTGAGGAGGGCGTTGGATTTCGAGGTTACTCCATATTATAACATGGAAATTGTAGCCACAGATGGTGGAGGTTTTTCAGGAAAATGCACAGTTGCTATAGAGGTGCTGGATGTCAATGACAATGTCCCTGAAATGACCATGTCGAAGCTCACCAGCTCCATCCCAGAAAACTCCCCAGAGACTGTGGTTGCCATTTTCAGTGTGTCCGATTTAGATTCTGGAGACAATGGTAGAATCCTTTGCTCCATCCAAAACGATCTCCCCTTCCTCTTAAAGCCCACATTCAAGAACTTTTACACCCTGGTGACAGAAAGGCCATTGGACAGAGAGAGCACATCTCAGTACAACATCACCATCATGGTTTCAGACATGGGGACTCCCAGGCTGCAAACGGAGCACAGCATAAGCGTGCAGGTGTCCGACGTGAACGACAACGCCCCGGCCTTCACGCACACCTCCTACACCCTGCGGGTCCGCGAGAACAACGGCCCCGGCCTGCACATAGGCAGCGTGAGCGCCACAGACAGGGACGCGGGCACCAACGCCCAGCTCACCTACTCGCTGCTGCCGCCCCCAGAGCCGCACCTGGCCCTCGCCTCGCTCGTGGCCATCGACGCGGACAGCGGGCAGCTGTTCGCCCTGAGGCCGCTGGACTACGAGGCCCTGCAGGCCTTGGAGTTCCGCGTGGGCGCCGCCGACCGCGGCTCGCCCGCGCTCAGCAGCCAGGCGCTCGTGCGCCTGCTGGTGCTGGACGCCAATGACAACTCGCCCTTCGTGCTGTACCCGATGCAGAACGCCTCTGCGCCCTGCACCGAGCTGCTGCCCAGGGCGGCCGAGCCGGGGTACCTGCTCACCAAGGTGGTGGCGGTGGACGGCGACTCGGGCCAGAACGCATGGCTGTCCTACCAGCTGCTCAAGGCCACGGAGCCCGGGCTCTTCAGCGTGTGGCCGCACAATGGCGAGGTGCGCACCGCCAGGCCGCTGAGCGAGCGCGACGCGCCCAAGCACAGGCTGCTGGTGCTGGTCAGGGACAATGGCGAGCCGCCGCTGTCTGCCAGCGTCACGCTGCACGTGCTGCTGGTGGATGGCTTCTCCCAGCCCTACCTGCCGCTGCCGGAAGCGGCGGCCGAGCAGGGGCGGGGCGACGCGCTCACCTTGCACCTGGTGGTGGCCTTGGCGTCGGTGTCGTCGCTCTTCctcttgtgtgtgctggtgttcGTGGCGGTGCGGCTGTGCAGGAGGAGCAGGGCGGCCTCTCTGTCTGGCTGTGCGGTGCCAGAGGGTCACTTTCCGGGCCACCTGGTGGACGTGAGAGGTGAGGGGACCCTGTCCCACAGCTACCAGTATGAGGTGTGTCTGAAGAGAGGTTCTGGGACAAATGAGTTTAAATTTCTTAAGCCGATATTGCCCAACCGTTCACCCCAGGACTCTGGtgaagaaatagcagaaaatgcTCTTTTCCGGAATAGCTTTGGATTGCATTAG
- the LOC109702588 gene encoding protocadherin beta-4-like, with amino-acid sequence MENLERIHPNRQVLFFILIAFLSLVHAEPMRFSMLEETESGSYVAHLSKELVLGTGELATRSARVVCDDDKQHLVLDLQTGDLLLREKLDREDLCGPMDPCVLHFQVFLERPVQYFQGELLIQDINDHAPVFPEREVLLKILENSQPGTVFPMKLAEDLDVGSNGIQKYTISPDSHFHVLTRNHSEGKKYPDLVQDKALDREAQAEFSLTLMAVDGGSPPRSGSVLVQILVMDVNDNAPEFVNTPYGVQVLENSPADSPILSVLARDADAGEFGTVSYGLWQASEEIQQTFSINEVTGEIRLKKKLDFEKIKSYHVDLEARDGGGLSGKGTVVIEVVDVNDNAPELTISSLTSSIPEDAPETVVSIFRIRDRDSGDNGKMICSIPDNLPFVLKPTFKNFYTLVTERPLDRESTSQYNITITVSDMGTPRLQTEHSISVQVSDVNDNAPAFTHTSYTLRVRENNGPGLHIGSVSATDRDAGTNAQLTYSLLPPPEPHLALASLVAIDADSGQLFALRPLDYEALQALEFRVGAADRGSPALSSQALVRLLVLDANDNSPFVLYPMQNASAPCTELLPRAAEPGYLLTKVVAVDGDSGQNAWLSYQLLKATEPGLFSVWPHNGEVRTARLLSERDAPKHRLLVLVRDNGEPPLSASVTLHVLLVDGFSQPYLPLPEAAAEQGQGDALTLHLVVALASVSSLFLLCVLAFVAVRLCRRSRAASVSGCAVPQGHFPGHLVDVSGAGTLSHSYQYEVCLTGDSGTGEFNFLKPVLPKLLIEDAGREVKENPNCRNSAVFS; translated from the coding sequence ATGGAGAACCTGGAGAGAATTCATCCAAACAGGCaagtgttgttttttattttgatcgCGTTCTTGTCTCTGGTTCACGCGGAACCTATGCGTTTTTCTATGCTAGAGGAAACAGAAAGCGGCTCCTATGTAGCCCACCTGAGCAAGGAGCTGGTACTGGGAACTGGGGAACTGGCCACCCGGTCAGCACGGGTGGTGTGTGACGATGACAAGCAGCATTTGGTGCTGGATCTTCAGACTGGAGATTTGCTTCTGAGGGAGAAACTAGACCGGGAAGACCTGTGTGGTCCTATGGATCCATGTGTACTGCACTTCCAGGTGTTCTTGGAAAGGCCAGTGCAATATTTTCAAGGAGAATTATTGATCCAGGACATAAATGACCATGCTCCAGTGTTCCCAGAGAGGGAAGTGCTCCTGAAAATACTGGAAAACAGTCAGCCAGGCACTGTATTTCCAATGAAATTAGCCGAGGATTTGGATGTGGGCAGCAATGGGATTCAAAAATACACTATCAGCCCTGATTCTCATTTTCACGTTCTCACTCGAAATCACAGTGAGGGCAAGAAATACCCAGACTTGGTACAGGACAAAGCGCTGGATCGAGAGGCACAGGCTGAGTTCAGCTTAACCCTCATGGCGGTAGATGGTGGGTCCCCACCAAGGTCTGGCTCAGTCTTGGTTCAAATCCTGGTCATGGACGTCAATGACAATGCTCCCGAGTTTGTGAACACCCCATATGGGGTGCAGGTCCTGGAGAACAGCCCTGCGGATTCACCAATCCTTAGCGTCTTGGCTAGGGATGCAGATGCTGGGGAATTCGGGACTGTTTCCTATGGCCTGTGGCAAGCATCCGAGGAAATTCAGCAAACTTTCTCCATAAACGAGGTCACTGGAGAAATCCGACTGAAGAAGAAATTGGACTTTGAAAAAATCAAATCTTACCATGTGGACCTTGAGGCCAGGGATGGAGGAGGCCTTTCTGGGAAAGGCACTGTGGTCATAGAGGTGGTGGATGTGAATGACAATGCCCCAGAACTCACCATATCTTCACTCACCAGCTCCATCCCAGAAGATGCTCCTGAGACAGTAGTCTCAATCTTCCGAATTCGAGATAGAGATTCTGGAGACAATGGGAAGATGATTTGCTCCATTCCAGACAACCTTCCCTTCGTTCTAAAACCGACATTCAAGAATTTCTACACCCTGGTGACAGAAAGGCCACTGGACAGAGAGAGCACATCTCAGTACAACATCACCATCACGGTTTCAGACATGGGGACTCCCAGGCTGCAAACGGAGCACAGCATAAGCGTGCAGGTGTCCGACGTGAACGACAACGCCCCGGCCTTCACGCACACCTCCTACACCCTGCGGGTGCGCGAGAACAACGGCCCCGGCCTGCACATAGGCAGCGTGAGCGCCACAGACAGGGACGCGGGCACCAACGCCCAGCTCACCTACTCGCTGCTGCCGCCCCCAGAGCCGCACCTGGCCCTCGCCTCGCTCGTGGCCATCGACGCGGACAGCGGGCAGCTGTTCGCCCTGAGGCCGCTGGACTACGAGGCCCTGCAGGCCTTGGAGTTCCGCGTGGGCGCCGCCGACCGCGGCTCGCCCGCGCTCAGCAGCCAGGCGCTCGTGCGCCTGCTGGTGCTGGACGCCAATGACAACTCGCCCTTCGTGCTGTACCCGATGCAGAACGCCTCTGCGCCCTGCACCGAGCTGCTGCCCAGGGCGGCCGAGCCAGGGTACCTGCTCACCAAGGTGGTGGCGGTGGACGGCGACTCGGGCCAGAACGCATGGCTGTCCTACCAGCTGCTCAAGGCCACGGAGCCCGGGCTCTTCAGCGTGTGGCCGCACAATGGCGAGGTGCGCACCGCCAGGCTGCTGAGCGAGCGCGACGCGCCCAAGCACAGGCTGCTGGTGCTGGTCAGGGACAATGGCGAGCCGCCGCTGTCTGCCAGCGTCACGCTGCACGTGCTGCTGGTGGATGGCTTCTCCCAGCCCTACCTGCCGCTGCCGGAAGCGGCGGCCGAGCAGGGGCAGGGCGACGCGCTCACCTTGCACCTGGTGGTGGCCTTGGCGTCGGTGTCGTCGCTCTTCCTCTTGTGTGTGCTGGCATTCGTGGCGGTGCGGCTGTGCAGGAGGAGCAGGGCGGCCTCTGTGTCTGGCTGTGCGGTGCCCCAGGGCCACTTTCCGGGCCACCTGGTGGACGTCAGCGGTGCGGGGACCCTGTCCCACAGTTACCAGTACGAGGTGTGTCTGACTGGAGACTCTGGGACTGGTGAGTTCAACTTCCTGAAGCCAGTACTCCCAAAGCTACTGATTGAGGACGCTGGGAGAGAAGTTAAGGAAAATCCCAACTGTAGGAATAGCGCTGTGTTCAGTTAA